GAACCGAGCACCAACAGCAACCCTGCAACTGCCAATACAGTACATACGGCTAAAGGATCAATGCCTGGTTTGGTAGTAGTGGACGTATTCAAGGATCGCTCAATGTTGCAGCGGAACCGCAGAGCGCGATCGGGTTCGCTGGGGTCAAACACAAATTGACAAGTATCTGGGTCACCAGCCTGGATGCTATGAGGAAAAACCATGGCGTAAACATTTGCAAAACTCGATACCCTCAGCATAGGGAATTTCCACGATGCATGAAACCTACAGCGGTTAGGGATTTAGGGCCATAAGTACTCAATATCGATTAGGAATTTGCTGTTGCTAGAGGTTCACGATGTGGCAGGATAACATCAGCATTAAAATCCATAACCACAATTAGGTATCAACTGATTCAATTCCCTATTCACCATTAGGTACTCAATAGCCCCTTGGCCATTGACAATAGATCTAGGGCTTTACGTTTATTGAAGATATTTGCTCAGAGGTTAGTCATATGCAGTCAGTATCACGGCGACCAGAGTATGATCAGGCCGCCCAGAAATGGGATATGGAACGGTTGTTTGATGATTTGCTCACGGTTAAACAGCGTATGAAGCCCAGGGCTAAAACCCTTTCTGCCTTTGAGATGGATTACCTCTGTCTATTGTTGGCTGGTTATAAGCCCCAAGACATTGCTAATAAGATTAATTGGCAAATTGCAGGGCTGAGAGCAGAACTCTCAAAAGGACTGTATCAATATATTACCGAGCTGGCAGACAGGGCCATCGAAGACTGGCGAGATGTAATTATTGCTCTAGAGGAAGCTGGCTACAAGCGACGTAAGCCCCAACGGATGATGGTAATTATTATTGATGACACAGACGCTATGGAAACCGAAAACATTGTGAGTCGCTTGAATCAGCTTGTGGGCGATCGTTCCTTCAAGGTTCTGAAAACAGAAATTGGTAGCTTGATTCTCCATTTAGAAGGTTCAGACGATGCCTACAACCGCATCGAAACCTTGTTTAATCAAGGCCAGTTGAGCGAGCAGTTGGGCTATTCAGTACGGAAGATTTATTACACCGATGTCAGTGCCTACGATAAGCTAGAGAACCCTGTTTGTGAAGAGGTTGTCAAGCCCCTAGGAACCACAACTCCTGCCTCCCCAACCCCTGAGCACCTGAGCCGATGGCTTCAGAATGTATTCGATGCCGGTTGGCAGACCATGCAAGACTTGTTTGCCGCGCCCATAATGGCACCTGCCTATGCCACCCGCAATTTGCCTGTATTTCCCTCCTCAGACCCAAACCCAAGGGAGCGGCATACTGAGATTACTACTCTGATTGATCACATTTATTCTGCTGATTCAACAGCTCTGAAGGAAGCTGCTGCCCGTCGGTTAGGGGTCATTGGTCGGGATAGTGTGGAGGCGATCGCCGCTCTGATTCACCTGATACGAGTTAGTCAAGACGACCATCTGCGCTGGGTTGCTGCCGACAGCTTAGGCATGATTGACCCAGATAACGTTGCAGTAGGTGTGCGCCGGGTCAAGGACTTGAGCATGTTATTGACCAGTCATGCCCTAGCTCTGATGGTGGCTGTGATGGAAAAGGGATCAACAGGGATTGCCATTATGGTGCGCATCTATCCCCTGCGGGGACAACGCTTTTTGCCCGATGATGTGGTGTTGACTGTCATAGATGAAACAGGAGAGACGTTTCTAGAGGCTCGATCGCGCCGCATTGACGATTACCTGCAACTTCACTTCAGCGGACAACTTGGTGAACCCTTCAGTGTGCGAGTCTCCTTAGGAGATGTGGGAATTACCCAAAATTTTGTCATTTAAGTTATGCCAGCGGTTACCATGTCTTGATATTCCTACAGAAGACTTCACTATGACATTGCACGGTTTGTGGTTCACGCATCATTTCTGCTCGACGATCGTCGCCCTCAGTCTCATTATCCCCATTGCTTCACCTGTCCATAGCCAGCAACCTGTACTCACCTGTAATGCAGCCAGAGCCACTGTGCGCAATCGCTTAGCTAGAATCCGCAACCTTAGAGTCAGACCAGAAACCAGTAATATTGCGGCTATCTATCCCGATCACCCGGTTGGTCGGCCTAACAGTTACACGCTCATAATGCAAGGAGCAGCCATTGAGTCAGTTTTCAATTCTCGTCAGCTCATGACGACGATCGCCACAGAGGTGATTACCGCCTGTGACACTATTGGCCTAGTGACCTTTGCCCGCGACGGCTCTGGCGAAGCTATTAGCGTTGGCCTTTTCCCTGGTGGTAGTATTGACGTGTTCAAATGTGCAGAAGATGCTGGATTTCAACCAGGGCTGGGGGTTGGTCGTCCAACTTGGGGACTCCGGTATTGCAGTATTTAAACTACCTGTACAGGTAACTACTGCTGTGCGGTTGCGGGTTTAATCACCGGATACTGTTGTCACTTTCTGAGCAAGCGTGCATCTGACTGAGTATTCATAAATTCACCTATGCCGTACCCCTGAACCGATTCCCATGAGAAAATTCTCACCGTTCCTGAAGCAGATCAGTCTGTTCAAACTCCTAGGGCTGACTGTTGCCTATTTTATCGTTGCTAAGATTTCTCTTGCCTTTGCTACCCTCCCTGGAGGGGTGACACCCATCTGGTTTCCAGCAGGAGTAGCATTGGGTGGGGTGTTGCTCATAGGGGACTCAGCATTGCTGACGATCGTAATCGCTGGATTACTACTTCATACTGGTTCCCACGGTATTTCACCAGTCCATATCCTAGGTGGGCTGAGCATCGGCACCGGAAATATGTTGACGGCAGCTATCCAGGTTTGGCTGTTGCGATGGCACTGTCACCGGCAACAACAACCCCTCTCTCGGTTACTCAACCGGACTCAAACCATTGTCTGGTTTGTGATGGTAGCAATAGTAACTCCACCTGTGAGCGCTACGATCGGGGTCATGACTCTATGCCTAACCAGAATTGTGCCTTGGTCAGTCTATAACTCCCTATACTGGACTTGGTCTACCTCCAATACTTTTGGTGTTTTGATCGTCACACCACTATTTTTGTCATGGTTGAGTAGCAAGAAACCATTTACTGGCCTCTCTTGGCAGCGCTGGCTAGAAATCATAGTGTTAGGCATTTTGATGGGGAGTATCAGTCGCCTAGCATTTTGGCAGAATGTGCCCTCGGAATATATGCTGATTCCACTGTTGGTATGGTCAGTATTTCGCTTTGGGCAGCGCGGTGCAACCCTGATCGTGGTTTTGGTCTCAATCATTGCCATTTCAGGGATCATCTACACCGTGCAAACCGACCCTGATCGCTCCCTTAACCTTACCCTGCTCTTTCTCCAATCCTTCGTAGGGGTGGTAACATTAACAACATTAATCCTCTCCGCTACGGTGCTAGAGCGCCAGCAAGCTGAGACTGAACTCAAGCAAGCTAACCAGAACCTGCAAGCGATGGCCGCCCAACTGCAAGCCTCTAACTTGGCTCTAGAAAAAGCCAACGCAGAGTTAGAGCACCGGGTGCGGGAGCGCACTGCTGCCCTGCAAGCCGAACAGCAAAAGGCAGAAGATTTACTGCTCAATATTCTCCCTGGTTCCATTGCTAGCCGCCTTAAGCAGCAACATAATCCAATTGCCGATGGCTTTGAGAACGTAACTGTATTATTTGCTGATATTGTCAACTTTACTGACCTGTCGAGCCAAGTCTCTCCCCAAGAGTTGGTAGGGCTGCTGAACCAAATCTTCTCAACCTTCGATCGGCTGTCAGAGGAATATCAAGTGGAGAAAATTAAGACGATCGGTGATGCCTATATGGCTGTAGGTGGTCTACCTGACCCTAACCCTAACCATGCTGTGGCAGTGGCTAACATGGCCTTGGCCATGCAAACGGCTATTCAGACTTTTGTCTCTAAGGATGGCAGACGGTTCAGGATTCGGATTGGTATCAACACGGGGCCGATCGTTGCCGGAGTGATTGGCACTAAGAAGTTTATCTACGACCTCTGGGGCGACACCGTTAATGTGGCTAGTCGCATGGAGTCCCACGGTGAACCGGGACAAATTCAAGTTTCGGCTGCAACCTATGAGTACCTCAAGCATCAGTTCATCCTAGAAGAACGAGGGATGATTCCCATTAAAGGGAGAGGCGCAATGAGTACCTACTGGCTCAAGGGCAAAAGATAGTTTTGCATGGCTCTAAAAACCTAAGCCATTACTACGAGCCTCGACAGCAACTATGTCCCTCGCCAACTGGTTTGTCACGTTGTAGCCCTAGGCAAAATTCACCTATGCAGGTCATACCAATTCTCCAAAAGCCTAGCTATAGGCGTTCCAGCCTAGCTTGGAATAGTTGCTCTCACCCCCAACCCCTCTCCTAAAGCGCGGAAGAGGGGCTTAAACATCTCCTTCTGATCTGGAATGGTTATATGTAACCCATGTAAACCGCACCCAACATCAGCAGCATTTACCTGAGTTGTCAGCCTGCACGTCAATACCTGACTTGAATAGACGGATCTGAATATCCAAGACGGAAATCTCTGACGACATTTAAGTTTGCTGGTGCAACAAACACTACAGGCTTGTCAATGTAATAATTCGGCATGAGAATATCCGGTTGCAGAAATCGTGAGTCGGTGATGGGTACTGCTCTAGTAGAGCCTTGTCGTCCTGATCGAGTTTGATAATAAGCAACCACATTCTGTGGATAAATCCGAAGGCGCATATTTCCAGTGTTACTTAGCCGCACCCTCACAACATACACATCGTGACCAGTCATCAACAGAGCTGCATAGCTTGCTAGTGCATTAGAGTCAGCATTCATGATGAATTGCAGAGCAAGAATAGATGTTTCCGTTGGTGCAGATCTCCAAGAGAAATCTAGTCGGGCGACGGCTTGGGCAAGCACCAGTCCATCACCTTCCACAGCAGGAGTAGGTAGAGTAGTTTTGGTGGATGCAGTAGAGGTCATGAGTTGGGGAATACCTGGTGTATCACTGGGAAGTTTCATATCCGCGCTAGTTAGCGTGGCGCTCAGAGCAGCGTTGTTACTGAGGATAACCACTGCTACGGAAGAAAGCAGCGAAAGTAGTTTCATCATGGGACAGTTCTCCTAAGGTATCAATGAACAGGTTTCAACTAGTTACTGAACAAACCCTAGACTCAGGGTGGTTTTACCTACTGCTAAACAGGCAATATTGACCCCTGCCAACCGTCCCATTGATGGGAGTTTTGGCTGTCACTCAGACGTTCCTAGTTGATTCAATCTCGACCAATAACGTTAACGTTGTCCTAGCTATCTCTTAGTATTGCTGAAGCAGGCCAAGAACCCTATCCAATGGTGATTAGGTATTTTGTAGCGATCGCCCCTAATGTCGATTAGGGATTTATTCAATATGCTATGGCAACAAACTGAGTGGCCTAGTTTGTTAGGGGTGCTTAAAACCACTTCCTTATAACTAAAGCTCCAGTTCACCAAAGCTCCGGCTATCAGAGAGAGGGACTTGGAAATAGTTCGGTTCCCCCTTTTCTCAAGTTTGGGAGAAAGGGTTAGGGGATGAGGGCTTCTAATCAGCCTGATTGTTGCTATAGCTTTTGGAGAATTAGTACAACACCTAGGTTGATGGAAGTAAATATTGCCGATTGCTAGAGCTTGAGATCATCAGGATTAATACCGATCGACCTTAGGTAGGCCACTAATTGTTCAGCCCGTTGTCGCTCCTGTTCGGCTCGTTGTCGCTCCTGTTCGGCTCGTTGTTGAGCCAACTCTCTTTGAATTCTCTCTTGTTCAACTTGCTGTTGAGCTAACTCAGCCTGCTGCTGGGCTAATTCTCTTTGTATCCGTTCCTGTTCAACTTGTTGAGCTAGTTCAACAGAACTCAAAAATGGACGACCATCAGGATAGCGTAGAATGAGTTCTTGACCGGGCTGCCATTCAAACTGAATGCCCAAGCGGGGGCTGCTCCATCGTCCTATATCATCGATAGGGAGTAATTGTTGTCCATGGCGTTGCCAGCCTTCTAGTACCCAATCGTCAGGGTCATAGATGTAGTACTCTTCCACCCCATAGGTCTGATAAAAAGCTAACTTTTGCTGCATCTCTTGCTTACCTTGGACAGTTTTGTTGCCAGGAGAGAGA
This genomic window from Cyanobacteriota bacterium contains:
- a CDS encoding DUF1822 family protein, translated to MQSVSRRPEYDQAAQKWDMERLFDDLLTVKQRMKPRAKTLSAFEMDYLCLLLAGYKPQDIANKINWQIAGLRAELSKGLYQYITELADRAIEDWRDVIIALEEAGYKRRKPQRMMVIIIDDTDAMETENIVSRLNQLVGDRSFKVLKTEIGSLILHLEGSDDAYNRIETLFNQGQLSEQLGYSVRKIYYTDVSAYDKLENPVCEEVVKPLGTTTPASPTPEHLSRWLQNVFDAGWQTMQDLFAAPIMAPAYATRNLPVFPSSDPNPRERHTEITTLIDHIYSADSTALKEAAARRLGVIGRDSVEAIAALIHLIRVSQDDHLRWVAADSLGMIDPDNVAVGVRRVKDLSMLLTSHALALMVAVMEKGSTGIAIMVRIYPLRGQRFLPDDVVLTVIDETGETFLEARSRRIDDYLQLHFSGQLGEPFSVRVSLGDVGITQNFVI
- a CDS encoding MASE1 domain-containing protein; protein product: MRKFSPFLKQISLFKLLGLTVAYFIVAKISLAFATLPGGVTPIWFPAGVALGGVLLIGDSALLTIVIAGLLLHTGSHGISPVHILGGLSIGTGNMLTAAIQVWLLRWHCHRQQQPLSRLLNRTQTIVWFVMVAIVTPPVSATIGVMTLCLTRIVPWSVYNSLYWTWSTSNTFGVLIVTPLFLSWLSSKKPFTGLSWQRWLEIIVLGILMGSISRLAFWQNVPSEYMLIPLLVWSVFRFGQRGATLIVVLVSIIAISGIIYTVQTDPDRSLNLTLLFLQSFVGVVTLTTLILSATVLERQQAETELKQANQNLQAMAAQLQASNLALEKANAELEHRVRERTAALQAEQQKAEDLLLNILPGSIASRLKQQHNPIADGFENVTVLFADIVNFTDLSSQVSPQELVGLLNQIFSTFDRLSEEYQVEKIKTIGDAYMAVGGLPDPNPNHAVAVANMALAMQTAIQTFVSKDGRRFRIRIGINTGPIVAGVIGTKKFIYDLWGDTVNVASRMESHGEPGQIQVSAATYEYLKHQFILEERGMIPIKGRGAMSTYWLKGKR
- a CDS encoding Uma2 family endonuclease, whose protein sequence is MISLLSEQQLKELELYPESDGKPMAENTEQYRWIVMIKENLEILFSAVPDVFVAADLFWYPVPKTETESIAPQAPDVMVVVGRPKGRRGSYRQWEEANLAPQVVFEILSPGNKTVQGKQEMQQKLAFYQTYGVEEYYIYDPDDWVLEGWQRHGQQLLPIDDIGRWSSPRLGIQFEWQPGQELILRYPDGRPFLSSVELAQQVEQERIQRELAQQQAELAQQQVEQERIQRELAQQRAEQERQRAEQERQRAEQLVAYLRSIGINPDDLKL